The Syngnathoides biaculeatus isolate LvHL_M chromosome 16, ASM1980259v1, whole genome shotgun sequence DNA segment ACAGCCAATCAGGTGTCAGCTCTTAAACTGCTGAATCCAATCAGAAGTGATGCCCGAGACACTCCTTCGTTGCAATTTTCaatacaatttggaaaaacaacaatctgTATTTTTATAATCTCAAATCTCATTACACACTCGAAGCACTTTATTCAAagttaaaattcaaatgtttttcattatcTTGTATGATAGAAGGTGTTTATTCATTGCCATCAAGCGTCTGAAGATGTGACTATGAAAAGCGGAACTATTACGTATTTGGTTCCACACGAGTAAATAATCAGTGAGCACACAGCAACAGCGCGGAGATGGCAGCCTTCCGGTCGGTGAGTCCAAAGGCGAACAATGTCGTCATTATCTATTGACCTCGTTGAGTTAATGCTTCACTTTTAAGGTCGCCGATAGCTAGCAAATAAAGATAAGGTTTAAAAACCCTTGCTTGAGCTTCTGAGTCCTACCACAGCACCGCCGAGGTAGAAAACAAGTGACATTGGTCGGAATCCCAGTCGTAAATTCGAGAATTTTCGAGATTCTGCCCAAAAGCACAAAAGTGAAGACTCGGCGATGCGAAAGAAACCGTGCCTGAGAATAGTCATTGTTCCTTCTTCAATTCGGCGTGCTTAACAATCTTTATATCTTCAGACACAGTGATGGAATGTCCTTTTAAAGCGAGCCGACGCTGCGCAACCCACAGTACATTCCATTGATTTAGTCAAGTAAAAGAGAGACGTTAATCTATACTAATACATCGAGTCCCTAATCCGTTTTTAAGAATCAAATGTCTTATTATTTAGTGAggtaattttcagtttttgttctttttttttacacaattgtgGTTGTGAAAATATTCTGGAATATCacgaaagatgaataaacagCCAGTTTCAAGTTAACTGTTAGGCGAGCAGCGGTTGCTCTCGGCGATTTCGACTAATAGAAAATCTATTAATTTTCTTCATAAAAACGTTCTGTAACGACGTCACCCTGCAACAATGACTACAACGTTAATCCAAATTGCATCATCCACATACAACATTGCGGTTGAAAACAAGTGTGACACGCTCATTTGCATACAAGCTTTACAAACCCTTTCTAACTTACTAAAATTTTCTAATGAAATTCAAaggttgtgttaaacataagTAGAtccagaatacaatgatttgcaaatcatgtgcaacctatatttaattgaatacgctGCAAAGACAAAtggatcaactttttttttttagcaaataatcatgaacttggaattttatggctccaacacgttccaaaaaagccaGGACAGGTGGCTAAAAAGAAAGTTGAGTTgatgccatgattgggtataaaaggagtgTCCCTGAATTGCTGtgtcattcacaagcaacaTTCACTAGCAACGATTgggcgaggttcacctctttgtaaacaagtgtgtgagaaaacTAGTCAAACAGTTTAATGTTCCTTAACATACAATGTCAAAGAATTTGGGAATTTCATCATCTATGGTCCAAAATATCAAAAGCTTCAAAGAATCTCGAGAGATCACTGGATATAAGCgacaaggccaaaaaccaataTTGAATGCCatgacctttgatccctcaggcagcatttaataaaaaaccaatattaatatggATAAAACTTGTGGTGTGtaatgaagtgtaaaatatgacagtggagaccccagactgttgagcgCCGCaccaccacataaaccgcagggttgaaagcgtgtgaaaaaagtcatggcttgtaggctggaaattacggtaatacaaaataaattttgttttttattccacAATGAAAGGGGGGAatagttatatttttttgtaccaaATCAACTTAATATTAAAAGaataaagtttttgttttgaagtacGCTTCTTCAAATATATCTTTGCCTGCTTGTTGAACTATGACCTTAATAATATAATACTAATACCACTTTTctttagaaaaacaaaacattatgaaAATAAGTGATTTTCCATATGTCTTGTTTTATGTAAGGATTGCAACTATTTTCTTAAAAGAATGTTACTTTATTGTCATGACATTATAACAGTTTTCtgtaaaatgtatacatttagaAGTGTTGAGTGAAATTAATTTCatgctcaagtttttttttttgagtcaacAAGTCAAATCAGCTGACAATGTTGATTGATGTCAGttgatcatatttacacacacacgtgatGATTTCATGATGATGTCAGGTTTCTATTTGCGTAAGTGTGACACCCTGGAAGCTGATTGATCAAGCGCGCCGCACGGAGCAAACTCACCTCTGATGACTTTTGTGTGCGGTTCAGGTGGCCCAAAGAAGATTGCGTCAAACACTTCCTGTGGCCTTGGCGCCGCGCCGCCTCACCAGCTCCTTCAAGGTAACGTGCAGCGAAGTATCACGGGAACATTTGCTGTGTCCTTGTGTAATCTGACATTGTGCTTTTCCTCACGCTCTCTCCTCTCTTGTTTAATTCTTCATAATTGAAGCACGTGTCTTTATGATGTGTGACACAGTATTCGGGCTAcactggaaaagaaaagaaaaggcacCAGAAGATTAAAGTTGGAATTTTAGCATAGTAAAGTTGAACTTTGTCTTTGTTGGGGGCGGGCTATGTTGTACTGTACAAGAATGTTACGAGGAAAAGGGTTTTCGGATAAAAAGTTGTATATTTCGGGaggaaaaataatattgtttaaaaatgcaactttttcacTGAATGACtatgaactttttttcaatGAGATTTCTCTAGAAAAATGAAACTGAATGGAATTTTTCTTTCTTGATGTAATGTTACATTTGGTTGAAACTGTCCGACCTCCCACCCGAATTTGTGGGCTAGTTTCTAGATTTTTCTCGGGTCGCAGGCATGCTGATGCCCATTTTCAGTGGAGAGGttagcagccaatcacagaattATACAAAATAATGGTAACTTCttcggaggggaaaaaaaaaaaattctcaaatatTTAGACCCTTGTATTGTAAATATATGCCGATTATTCTTGAGAATTTAACCTTTTCATGAAAATATCAGACACCCTTATCGtctcaaatgtacattttcttccCCCGAAAAATTTTTGTGGACTTTTTccgaaaatataatttttttttttcaattaagttatttttttcttgaaaatgggctatctttttttcaacagaatagggacattttttcttgtaatattaaaacttttaatCTTGTAGTGTAGTTATATTAATTTCCTGTGTAGCCCTTGTACTTTTTGTCGTGTGGCATAAttgtctgggggaaaaaaaaaaagatccaagcATGCTGGTTTTCCAATCAATCACTGTTGTTATGGTTCCGGTGACGGTGCGCCGCCGCAGGCCGTCGACCTCAACATCGAGCGCAACCCAAAATGCTCGCCCAAGCCCGACCCGTCCACGCTGGTGTTCGGGAAGCAGTTCTCGGACCACATGCTGACCGTATGCTGGTCGGCTGACGCCGGCTGGGAGGCGCCCTGTATCAAACCCTTCCAGAACCTTTCGCTGCATCCGGCCAGCTCTGCTCTGCACTACTCCATTGAGGTCAGTCAGGCTATTGCCAATAACCGTGGAAAACGTTCAAagctgcttatcgtcacaatGGTCGCTGACTTCAGGCCAACggcagactgcaccctgaagtggtcgccagtcagtcgcaggcacATATCGACAAAATCACTGAGCAGGATTTGATTTGACAATGTCcagaccaaagtcaggcgtgtgtactattacaccatcagtgtggcaattacatttttttctttttctaaataTGTAGCCTCgcacctttttattttaataccatttatcactttttttttgcattaaaataaGTGTTAGACAATTGTGAGTATACAACAGCTGAAAAAGCCCCAAAATATTCCTCAAATTAAAAtggttttctttcaaaattaaaattaacctCAAACATAATGAACCATTAGgtttttaatacaaatgttaaatttgcctcaaatgttaaaaaataaaaggtctGCCTTTGGTTTTTACttcaaatgttcttttaatatttttatttagtacACAAAAATActaatttaccttttttttttttaaatgtagcttTGTAATTACAATATTAAAACAATATAATGAACCTCAAGTGGAAtgaatttgcattttgtttctaataaaaaatattcaactcaattgtatttaaattacattttcctttaaaaataatttacttcattttccattttaaaagttatttaaaaaatacaaataaactggTTCATTTCTAATAATTTGTtataaattaaacaaatatttcaattttattaaGCAAAGCCACTTCATTTGCACAGCACagttcatacacaaggtaatgcAATGTGCTTAACATGATTTtaacaaggaaaaaaagtacaatcatagtatagtgcaagaaatatttaaaagatgGAAATAGTTTAAAATAAGAGTTTTTAACCTCACTTGTGTTGGCAACTCATTCCATTTGCGCCGCTTCACTGTCTGCTTTGGCCTCTGCGCTCCACTGAGTCCCACTGCCTAATTAAACAGGTAAggtcaaaacaaaaagtaagtAACATTCacctaaaaacatttaaaataaataaacataaatttaaagtgaaaattggcccttttttaatgtaaatcaattatctttttcaaaaattctgaaaacacaaaaatgacctTGGCTAATTTTGGAACTATTTCTTCATAAACATTcagatgaaatgtttttaaaatagtttttttttttttttttttaatagacacATAAGAACAGATTCAAAATAGACCTCCGATGTCTTGGAAAAAGTCTGTCAACTGATGCACAAAAATGACGCGAGTGAAAGAAGCAACACTGAATGTTCCGTCAATTCCATAAAGAAGCTTCTATTGTCTTTGCTTGGGATGTTACGGtgctgtgttgttgttttcgcAATGTCAGCTGTTTGAAGGCATGAAGGCGTTCCGGGGCGTGGATGACCGCGTGCGTCTCTTCCGGCCAATGCTCAACATGGAACGCATGCATCGCAGCGCTGCCCGCAGCTGCCTGCCCGTGAGttctaaccagttgccgtcGGCGTGGCGTTCTGCACACCAGTGTGTCTGTTTGACGGACCCCCACACCCCCTCAGACCTTTGACAAAGGTGAACTGCTGGAGTGCATCAAGAAGCTGGTGGAGTTGGACAAGGAATGGGTTCCATACTCCCAGGATGCCAGCCTCTACATCCGCCCCACCTTCATCGGTACCGAAGTAAGTCACTCAGGGTCCTATTCCTGTATATAATTCATCACGTGACTGCCAATCTGATTGCAGCCGTCATTGGGTGTGACTCGGGCCAGCCAAGCTTTGCTGTACGTAATCGTGGGCCCGGTGGGACCGTACTTCGCCACGGGCTCCTTCAACCCAGTGTCGCTGCTGGCCGACCCGTCGTTCGTGCGTGCCTGGAAGGGAGGAGTCGGCGCCTACAAGATGGGAGGGTGAGtcccgttttgttttggggCACAACTTGGCTTAAAGTCCCCCTCGCCCTCAAAGTCACcaaaaaatgtcttgtaaacTTTTTCGAGTTGTGGGAATAGTTTAACGGGTAGCTGCACTCTGTACTGATAGAACGGGGCTAAGTTCTTTTGAGTAATGAAGTGGCAACAATGCCTAATGACCGTGGCATGTAAAAATGGGCGCTTGGTTTTGATATAAAGGGGGAGATGCAACTCGTGCTGTTTATCATTTTTGCCAACCCAAAAAATCTGGACCACTGAGATGATGAAAAGTAGAATTAAAGTTTTAAGACACAACATTTTACAACTATACGTTTTAGTCTTTGCACATTGCAACACCTTTCTTCAAAGTTACactgaagaaattaagtatttgaacaccctgctatattgcaagttctcccactgaaattttcatcgtgtgtgcatgtccactgtgagagagataatctaaaaagaaaaatccagaaatcacaatgtatgattttttttaaatattttgtgtgatacagctgcaaataagtatttgaacacctgagaaaaccgatgttaataattggtgcagtagcctttgtttgcatttacagaggtcaaacgtttcctgtagttgttcaccaggtttggtttgcacatactgcaggagcgATTTtagctcactcctccacacagatcagacaggtttctgggctgtcgctgagaaacacagagttttagctccctccaaaattgttctattgggtttaggtctggagactggctaggccacgccagatccttgatatgattcttacgaagccactccttggttttcctggctgtgtgccttGGGTCATtctcatattgaaagaccaagccacggcccatcttcaatgctcttgactgagggaaagaggttgtttccccaaaatctcacaatacagatggccatcctctccttaatacagtccagtcgtcctgtcccatgtgcagaaaaacacctcccaaaacatgatgctaccacccccatgcttcacagtagggatggtgttcttggatggAACCCATCATTCGTCtgcctccaaacacagttagtggaattatgaccaaaaagttccattttggtctcatctgaccaaaaaaaactttctcccataactcctctgtatcatccaaatggtcattggcaaacttaagcttaagatgggccttgacatgtgctggtttaaccaggggaaccttccgtgccatgcgtgctttcaaaccatgacgtattagtgtattaccaacagtcaccttggtaacagtggtcccaggtcttttcaggtcattgaccaagtcctgtcgtgtagtcctgggctgattcctcaactttaaaggatcattgagaccccacgagttgatatcttgcatggtgctccactcccattgagattgaccattcatgtttagcttcttcaattttctaatgatttttttcaccaacctgtTTGACAATTTATCCGTACCTCTTTCCAGGCGTGCtgagttgtccaattttgtttctggtgtctttggacagctctttggtcttggccatgttccaagtttgagtgttactgattgtatggggtggacaggtgtctttatgcagctaacgacctcacacagatgcatctgattcaggataatacatggagtggaggtggacatttaaaggtggactaacagttcttcgagggtcagaattgtagctgatagacaggtgttgaaatacttatttgtggctgtatcacacaaataaattgttaaaaaaatcacatgttgtgatttctggatttttctttctttctcacagtggacatgcacctacgatgaaaatttcaaacccctccgtgatttcaaagtgggagaacttgcaatatagcagggtgttcatatgcttattttcttcactgtatctaccgtaattccaggcctacagagcacacctggtgatAACTCTCACCCagttcatttgtaaaggaaataccatttggtacatacatatgctacagctgtgtaaaagccgattgtccccacattgaaacccacatttataaagaaagacgtacacagagagtttaatgctagcgccgccccGATAACGCTAGTGCCATgtgctgcgctaatgctagcgccgggCTAATCCTAGCACTgcctaacagggctggaccgatAAACGTCACTTCTTCAGcacttatattccaccggtctcactcttacctttttcgctcgagtgccctcttgcggccgttagaaaaaatgcacaaattagacgcatcaccgcataaacggcagggttgaaagcgagtgaaaaaagtcgcgggttataggccggaaattattattattattattatatttagaaacaaaacattagTCGTACTTCTCTGTCTTTAAATGTCAATATTGTGATCTGCCTCTTTATCGCAGTTGTGAAGTTCCAGCCACAGCAGCGAGAGATGAAAATGTTAGTGTTACcatcttaaaacatttttgggtagTTTTACCGTCCAGCATACTtaaaacactttcaaacttcataaaatgcattttacatagTACTATGGAAAACCACTATTCAGAGAGGACAGGGACCAGCCCAAATCATGAATTGCAAACATATGAGTGAAATCAACACTCATTATAGCTGATTTGAACATAATATTGTGgggatttcttaaaaaaaaaaagttccaccccaaaagcagcaatttgctgttatgctgcaaaaaaatggaataagttgccaacagaggtcacgtcagccccaagtgttttcaaatccagattttaagagtacttccacttttcagtgatatttctttctTAATCATGTAACGTCCATTGAGTTTACGGTGCGTATGAAATGCACCGTAcagatttgcttttctttgcaaaataaaaaaaatattgcgaaCACAAATCCAAACTACAATTATGCAGTGTATTTGAGTCAAGAAATGGGCGATTATTGCATAACATTGGTTTGATAAAAAGTGCTATAAATAGGGGTAAAGCATGCTTGCTTCAAGCCGTTTATTTGTTACAGTTGAAGTTAACTGTAAAACTAGCTCGttaaagaaaatacaattaaaacaatgtCTGTTTAAAGACTGAAATGCTCCGCCAAACGATATAATTACGAAAGTCAGGTTGATCAATgctaacatacagtatattggaaaatggacatagaCATACATCATTTAAGGGAAATTAGAATAGATGTAAGGGTAATTCTAAACTTTCAGACCACAGCTACTTTAACACACATGGAGCAGCAAAATATAGAAAACGAGGACACAATATGTTACGATACTGAAGGCATGCAACTCTAAACTCAGAGTGAATGTTCTTttgttctgcaaaaaaaaaacatccaaaaggAATGGTGAAAAATCTGCTGTAGAGCACGGTGCCAACAATGAATCTCAACACAGCAATGGGAACATTCTCATGGCACAATTCAGTTTGAGTGGCAAATAATATTTTCAAgagttgaaattttttttttgttgcttttttcatgtgtgtgtcATTCAGAAACTACGGTCCAACCATCGCAGTTCAGAATGAGGCAGTTGAGCGCGGCTGCCAGCAGGTTCTGTGGCTCTACGGCGACGATGAGGAGATCACCGAGGTCGGCACCATGAACCTCTTCATCTACTGGACCAACCAAAATGGAGGTATGACACGACAGCAGACAGTTCAAccactactgtaatttctggcctacagagcacacctgcttataagcctcacccagtacatttgtaaaggaaataccatgtgGTACATGCAtgcgccacagctgtgtaaaagctgcaagtgcccacattgaaacacgagatatttacaaagaaagacggtacacagaaagagttttcaaagttttaataccttatcttagcttaacatagcaacaacatggtagcacgaacagggctgttaaaaaaaaaaaaaaacataccggtaaaaaaaacagtagcaaCACAGCACCGCAGGGctggtgtgtaaaaaaaaaaaaaaaaaaaaaaaaaaaaaaaaagtacctaaatcactgagacatggcagcaacaagctaacgtggcgctaacagggccattttggaaaaaaaaaaacataccagtaaaaatcactgagacacggcagtaacacagcaacaagatGGTGAAAATCTGGgacacagcaacacgctagcacaacgctaacactagcgcagtgctaacactagtgcaccgctaaccgggccggttaaaaaaaaaaacaacataccggtaaaagtcacttcctcgccacattaATTCCACCGTCTCATtctgaccttttccgcttgagagcccccc contains these protein-coding regions:
- the bcat2 gene encoding branched-chain-amino-acid aminotransferase, mitochondrial isoform X1; its protein translation is MAAFRSVAQRRLRQTLPVALAPRRLTSSFKAVDLNIERNPKCSPKPDPSTLVFGKQFSDHMLTVCWSADAGWEAPCIKPFQNLSLHPASSALHYSIELFEGMKAFRGVDDRVRLFRPMLNMERMHRSAARSCLPTFDKGELLECIKKLVELDKEWVPYSQDASLYIRPTFIGTEPSLGVTRASQALLYVIVGPVGPYFATGSFNPVSLLADPSFVRAWKGGVGAYKMGGNYGPTIAVQNEAVERGCQQVLWLYGDDEEITEVGTMNLFIYWTNQNGERELVTPPLDGIILPGVTRHSLLDLARTWNEFQVTERTMSMKELLGALDTGRVLEVFGAGTACVVCPVGSLLYKGQMYDIPTMQNGPDLAKRFYKELTDIQYGRKASEWAPVVA
- the bcat2 gene encoding branched-chain-amino-acid aminotransferase, mitochondrial isoform X2, with translation MAAFRSVAQRRLRQTLPVALAPRRLTSSFKAVDLNIERNPKCSPKPDPSTLVFGKQFSDHMLTVCWSADAGWEAPCIKPFQNLSLHPASSALHYSIELFEGMKAFRGVDDRVRLFRPMLNMERMHRSAARSCLPTFDKGELLECIKKLVELDKEWVPYSQDASLYIRPTFIGTEPSLGVTRASQALLYVIVGPVGPYFATGSFNPVSLLADPSFVRAWKGGVGAYKMGGNYGPTIAVQNEAVERGCQQVLWLYGDDEEITEVGTMNLFIYWTNQNGERELVTPPLDGIILPGVTRHSLLDLARTWMMWFCWLHQAVISNAHCSVLQLSMKRINVSKSETVVLSRKRVVWPFQVGDEILLQLEEFKYLFLVHE